The Candidatus Woesearchaeota archaeon DNA segment ATTCAATCCTTTTCAAATAAACTTTATATATATGCAAAATTTCCCAGGTGCATGGTGGAGAGGGCTTATTTTCTATGTGTGGCAATGGCGCTGATATTGATTGCAGCAGGCTGCACGCAGGAAGGGCAGAACAACGGGGCCGCGGGCCCCGGGACCTTTACAATAACGCAACAACCTGATGATTCAAAAACTGATGTTGGCGCAAAGAGCACAACGGATGAAAATGGGAGTGTGAAACCAATGGAAAGAGTCTCATTCTTGACTTCAGACAATGTAAAAATAATCGGAAATTACTGGCCAGGCCGTGAAGGCGCTGTCCTGCTTCTTCACATGATGCCTTCGACCAAGGAATCCTGGAATGGATTTGCAGCGTTATTGCAGAAACAGGGCTATTCTGTCCTGGCAATTGACTTAAGGGGGCACGGCGAAAGCACAAAGCAGAATGGCCAGGCAATTGACTATAAGAGATTCAATGATTACGACCACCAGCAGTCTATCCATGATGTTGAGGCAGCTGCTGAATTCCTGGTTGAAAAGAGTGGCGATGAAATCAGCATTGTCGGCGCATCAATAGGCGCCAATCTTGCCCTGCGGTACCAGTCCGTGCACCCTGAAATCAGGAAAGCGGCATTGCTTTCAGCAGGAGCCAACTACAGAGGCATAATTACGGGGGATGCTGCACGGGAGCTGGCTGATGCACAGCAGGTTTTCATGGCAGCAGGCTCAAAGGATGGCAACACGGTTGCTGATGCCAATGCCATTTCCAAGGCAATGAAAGGCCAGTCAATTGTCAAGAGCTATAACACTGAATTGCATGGGACCAGCCTGTTTGACAGGTTCCCGGAGCTCCAGCTTGAGATAATATCGTGGCTTAAGGATTAGAAAATCTTTTTATAGGGATTGGGGTTTCATCTTATCATGGAATATGACCTTGAAATGGGGAAAGCACTTGCTGAAATCAGGAAAGCAAAGCCTAAGATCCTCCTAATCCAGCTGCCTGACGGATTAAAGCCGGAGGCCAAGGCAATACAGGATGAAATTGAAAGGGAAACTGATTCAAAAGTCCTGATCTGGGGCGGTTCCTGCTTTGGGGCATGCGATGTGCCGGTGGAAGTTGAAAGGGTCGGCGTTGACATGATAATACAATGGGGGCATGCAGAATGGCGATGGTAATTTACCTTGGTGCGGACCATGGCGGATTTGAATTGAAAGAAAAAATCAAGAGGCTGCTGGCATCAATGAACCTGCATTTTGAGGATTTGGGCACGCATACGCCAGACAGTGTTGATTACCCGGAATATGGGGCCAAGGTTGCAAAGGCTGTTGCGAAAAAGAAGGATGCATGCGGAATAGCAGTCTGCGGAACAGGGAT contains these protein-coding regions:
- a CDS encoding alpha/beta fold hydrolase encodes the protein MVERAYFLCVAMALILIAAGCTQEGQNNGAAGPGTFTITQQPDDSKTDVGAKSTTDENGSVKPMERVSFLTSDNVKIIGNYWPGREGAVLLLHMMPSTKESWNGFAALLQKQGYSVLAIDLRGHGESTKQNGQAIDYKRFNDYDHQQSIHDVEAAAEFLVEKSGDEISIVGASIGANLALRYQSVHPEIRKAALLSAGANYRGIITGDAARELADAQQVFMAAGSKDGNTVADANAISKAMKGQSIVKSYNTELHGTSLFDRFPELQLEIISWLKD
- a CDS encoding diphthamide synthesis protein is translated as MEYDLEMGKALAEIRKAKPKILLIQLPDGLKPEAKAIQDEIERETDSKVLIWGGSCFGACDVPVEVERVGVDMIIQWGHAEWRW